In one window of Tubulanus polymorphus chromosome 3, tnTubPoly1.2, whole genome shotgun sequence DNA:
- the LOC141900974 gene encoding F-box only protein 7-like, with amino-acid sequence MKLRVKYGPRRIVIDIEGVSLEECTLMELKKKVSTELSLPVESFELSLNGTDQLLGEDVSLANLGIVAGDMVTVLSTVEPPKPNTEQSLPTITSPDTQNEDPPSIASTATDEQTSQSQQAIDESLPSTSSDLQAMDICQTPPPNDPVVNRYLKEPMLCYESVDGGTLPQNLVQLYQCVQPTKKQEALCIVINALMIEKGFAPKVSEEDISDTTGSVIAMPMMWNQMSSVYTLQFTHSSCYGVTAAVTCVPMGDIAVIHGIVRDHDQPKCKIQLKCSHYVLTVRKDPTLVYTGLAKLSRAFKDAIAEPLLENMRTCVGLDHTGGISGLAHEIKLHVLQFLDARSLVRMSGVNKEFLPLCREKMLWRRLYLRSFGSRSDNSLNQDWIQFFKEAVRRRKQMREMSRRYYPVVPPFRGPHPHFPHQPFGPMHPLYGGGGIVGGDYDRMPGGFGQGGYFNPVFGYHDPPMHPRFDPFGPMPDQEFFPGRGGGMFDGPPNGHGGMFDGPPNGHGGMFDGPPNGHGGMFDEPPHGHGGMFDGPPHGRGGMFDGPPHGHGGMFDGPPHGHGGMFDGPPHGHMFEGPPHGHGGMFDGPRHHHYHHRGPEQNFRGPRPHHHHHHNGFHGNGQHRGRGHHHHCPVHHRQRQNQDNDQQQENDIDVQGQQEGQGVNNPEVNANIAAGNNAGVENVELGPGPGNQQLDRANVQPGRPRGRGGHHGGFGGGACGHRFL; translated from the exons ATGAAATTACGTGTAAAATATGGCCCTCGAAGGATTGTCATCGATATCGAAGGCGTTAGTTTGGAAGAATGTACATTAATGGAATTGAAGAAAAAGGTTTCAACTGAATTATCTTTACCAGT aGAATCCTTTGAACTTAGTTTGAATGGAACAGATCAGTTATTGGGTGAAGATGTCAGCTTAGCGAATCTCGGGATAGTAGCTGGTGATATGGTAACAGTGCTTTCTACAGTTGAACCTCCTAAACCAAATACTGAACAGAGTTTG CCTACAATTACCTCTCCAGATACGCAAAATGAAGATCCTCCTTCTATTGCAAGTACAGCAACTGATGAACAGACATCCCAATCGCAACAAGCCATAGATGAGAGTCTTCCGTCAACATCGAGTGACCTACAGGCTATGGATATTTGTCAGACTCCTCCTCCAAATGATCCTGTTGTTAATAGATACTTGAAAGAACCTATGCTGTGCTATGAGTCTGTAGATGGCGGTACACTCCCCCAGAACCTTGTACAACTCTATCAGTGTGTACAACCAACAAAAAAACAGGAAGCTCTATGTATCGTCATCAATGCATTGATGATAGAAAAAGGTTTTGCCCCAAAG gtgtCTGAAGAAGATATCTCAGATACTACTGGATCAGTCATTGCCATGCCAATGATGTGGAACCAGATGTCATCTGTTTACACATTACAGTTTACACACAGTAGTTGTTATGGTGTGACTGCTGCCGTTACTTGTGTACCTATGGGTGATATTGCTGTAATTCATG GAATCGTTCGAGATCATGATCAGCCCAAATGCaaaattcaactgaaatgttCTCATTATGTGTTGACCGTCAGAAAGG ACCCGACTCTAGTTTATACCGGACTTGCCAAATTGTCGAGAGCTTTCAAAGATGCGATTGCTGAACCTCTATTAGAGAATATGCGGACAT GTGTTGGATTGGATCATACTGGAGGGATATCTGGTCTGGCTCATGAAATAAAG TTGCATGTCCTGCAGTTCTTGGATGCTCGCAGTTTAGTGCGAATGTCAGGTGTCAACAAAGAATTTCTTCCACTGTGTCGAGAAAAGATGTTGTGGCGACGTTTATATCTACGTTCCTTTGGAA GTCGTAGTGATAATTCACTTAATCAAGATTGGATACAG TTTTTCAAGGAGGCCGTTCGTCGTAGGAAACAGATGAGAGAAATGTCTCGAAGATATTATCCAGTTGTGCCACCATTTAGGGGCCCTCATCctcattttcctcatcaaccTTTCGGTCCGATGCATCCTTTATATGGAGGAGGGGGTATTGTTGGTGGCGATTATGATCGAATGCCTGGAG GTTTTGGACAAGGCGGTTATTTTAATCCAGTGTTTGGATATCACGATCCACCGATGCATCCTCGATTTGATCCATTTGGTCCAATGCCGGATCAAGAATTCTTCCCAGGAAGAGGTGGAGGGATGTTTGATGGACCTCCCAACGGACATGGAGGTATGTTCGACGGACCTCCCAATGGACATGGAGGTATGTTTGACGGACCTCCCAATGGACATGGAGGTATGTTTGATGAACCTCCTCATGGACATGGAGGTATGTTTGATGGACCTCCTCATGGACGTGGTGGTATGTTTGATGGACCTCCTCATGGACATGGGGGTATGTTTGATGGACCTCCTCATGGACATGGAGGTATGTTTGATGGACCTCCTCATGGACATATGTTTGAAGGACCTCCACATGGACATGGAGGTATGTTTGATGGACCAcgccatcatcattatcatcaccgTGGTCCGGAGCAAAATTTTCGCGGGCCTCGTCCACATCACCATCACCACCATAATGGTTTTCATGGAAATGGTCAACATCGGGGTCGTGGACATCACCATCATTGTCCAGTCCATCATCGTCAACGGCAAAATCAAGATAATGATCAGCaacaggaaaatgatattgatgTTCAAGGTCAACAAGAAGGACAAGGTGTGAATAATCCTGAAGTAAATGCAAATATTGCTGCAGGGAATAATGCTGGGGtagaaaatgttgaattgGGTCCGGGTCCTGGGAATCAACAATTAGACAGGGCTAATGTGCAACCTGGTAGGCCAAGGGGTAGGGGTGGACACCATGGTGGGTTTGGTGGTGGCGCATGTGGCCATCGATTCTTGTAG